A region from the Sandaracinus amylolyticus genome encodes:
- a CDS encoding PEGA domain-containing protein: MRHALGLRFLSSLLFAAALVTSVPAAAQDASVIVLGLTSIEGDDEYARNLTGAIRNQASRVPGWQVSDREVTLAQMSLAHGCGDVPDVECLRQIAATLNAQRLLYGTVRRQAGDFHLTLSLFDAETGHIDRTVEQTLSSRRTDIDDLREPARTVVTQLSGPVTGALRIASNAPGATVSVDGEVAGTTDGEGGFSMPAIAVGEHAIEVSAPGRDPWTGTVTIARDTEMTLDAELAESTGGGQHQDGGDGPSINWAGIALIAAGALAFGGTIYSWARLEAINSDPQYRAYTESFRMTYDPMRGGNPPSTYLTNCSAAAGGDTLGGRADAGAASSVADLCSEGDTLEVLQYVFLGVAVAAAGTGAIFLATGVGESGGSEDEAPSVTVLPSFSPEGGRITARVRF, translated from the coding sequence ATGCGGCATGCGCTCGGGCTTCGTTTCCTCTCGTCCCTCCTCTTCGCCGCCGCGCTCGTCACATCGGTCCCAGCCGCCGCGCAGGACGCGTCGGTGATCGTCCTCGGCCTCACGTCGATCGAGGGCGACGACGAGTACGCGCGGAACCTGACCGGCGCGATCCGCAACCAGGCGTCGCGGGTGCCCGGCTGGCAGGTGAGCGATCGCGAGGTGACGCTCGCGCAGATGTCGCTCGCGCACGGCTGCGGCGACGTGCCCGACGTCGAGTGCCTCCGGCAGATCGCCGCGACGCTCAACGCGCAGCGCCTGCTCTACGGCACGGTCCGCCGCCAGGCGGGCGACTTCCACCTGACGCTCTCGCTCTTCGACGCCGAGACCGGCCACATCGATCGCACGGTCGAGCAGACGCTCTCGAGCCGCCGCACCGACATCGACGATCTGCGCGAGCCCGCGCGCACCGTGGTGACGCAGCTCTCGGGCCCGGTCACGGGCGCGCTGCGCATCGCGTCGAACGCGCCGGGCGCGACCGTGAGCGTCGACGGCGAGGTCGCCGGCACCACCGACGGCGAGGGCGGCTTCTCGATGCCGGCGATCGCGGTCGGCGAGCACGCGATCGAGGTGAGCGCGCCGGGGCGCGACCCCTGGACCGGCACCGTGACGATCGCGCGCGACACCGAGATGACGCTCGACGCGGAGCTGGCGGAGAGCACCGGCGGCGGCCAGCACCAGGACGGCGGCGACGGGCCCTCGATCAACTGGGCCGGCATCGCGCTGATCGCGGCGGGCGCGCTCGCGTTCGGCGGGACCATCTACTCGTGGGCACGGCTCGAGGCGATCAACTCGGACCCGCAGTACCGCGCGTACACCGAGTCGTTCCGGATGACGTACGACCCGATGCGCGGCGGCAACCCGCCCTCGACGTACCTCACGAACTGCAGCGCGGCGGCCGGCGGCGACACGCTCGGCGGGCGCGCGGACGCGGGCGCGGCGAGCTCGGTCGCGGACCTCTGCAGCGAGGGCGACACGCTCGAGGTGCTCCAGTACGTGTTCCTCGGCGTCGCGGTCGCGGCGGCGGGCACCGGCGCGATCTTCCTGGCGACGGGCGTCGGCGAGAGCGGCGGCTCGGAGGACGAGGCGCCGAGCGTGACGGTGCTGCCGAGCTTCTCGCCCGAGGGCGGGCGCATCACGGCGCGCGTGCGATTCTAG
- a CDS encoding MYXO-CTERM sorting domain-containing protein: MSLRLVLGSMWLVCACSAPGETPDDASADAPPGLRVALIRARQAEGADDPRFFAVREDGALALRSGVVAARVEARGVALRGGEVHARLETRAVRCDAESVAARDGVARIGARPNRVELERAPGVVEWYESGPLGIEQGFDVHREGCDELVIELAVQGARAEADGEGARLVGERGALRYAELFAIDARGRALPARMDVSEGAIELVVDAQGASWPVVVDPLVHVEEQIFGPEGTPGDVAWDVGRSVAIEGDTAVVGAPHDVVGGSYQGSAYVFVRSGGGWALQAKLIASDGADSDHFGSTVAISGDTIVVALDREYLSAAYVFVRSGGVWTEQAKLTSAYEGIDYFGFAVAIAGDTIAIGAPFANDLEVGSRVHVFRRTGATWAREAIITSAWEEALGWNLSLSGDTLVMAARGGAEVYVRSGTTWARRSVLPGGPPSASGWRSGVVRWGDTVVVADPSADSERGALTVFVRSGETWAPQARLVASDAREGARFGTGLALWGDELIVTNAPAPRTGGTPTLYVFRRSGETWTERQSMRRADDRPPALALSSDTLLVGRDVFARTGDTWTLGTALPAEPSTTGHELGRSVAVSGDVAIAGAPGDDGLCCCGACDRTGAAYVFARTGGVWARQAKLVSPGAARFGQSVAVSGDTALVVASGSTYVFVRAGDGWIRQARLAVSGESVALAGDVALVGAPDALPGADGGGAAHVFVRTGSTWTEQARLSASDGEYGDRFGASVALSGEIALVGAPGRSPSGTVNAGVAYVFARSGDTWVEQARWTPSRGVPRGQFGASVSVSGEVAVVGGYGERAVGAVHVFRRRGGAWAEEAELAPPEVTLGQWFGYSVSISGGTIVVGTSRGVAYVFARVGAEWRRQEPIALRTEWTHLGRSVAVEGNTVVVGAPDDYGVAPFGDWDEGAVYFGRLDRLPDANGVPCTTSGDCVSGHCVDGVCCESACGGDCDACASALTGVADGTCAALAASVAPTVVCRAGAGACDVAETCSASSTECPDDVLAAGIECGVASCAAGVETSGATCSGASAACPPASSRACAPYVCGASACLDACTDDASCAAGFYCDAGACIAQRAAGETCSEARECASGHCVDGACCESACVRCASDAECGAGRACEDGACVDLVPHDAGVDGGIVDAGSDAGDDDAGSAPDAGAPTETAGGCGCAVPGRGGPTPVGAVVVLALLLAVGARRRRAAIVSRP, translated from the coding sequence ATGTCGCTTCGCCTGGTCCTCGGCTCGATGTGGCTCGTGTGCGCCTGCTCCGCGCCGGGCGAGACACCCGACGACGCCAGCGCCGACGCGCCCCCAGGGCTGCGCGTCGCGTTGATCCGGGCGAGGCAAGCCGAGGGCGCCGACGATCCGCGGTTCTTCGCCGTGCGCGAGGACGGCGCGCTGGCGCTGCGCAGCGGCGTCGTCGCGGCGCGGGTCGAGGCGCGCGGGGTCGCGCTGCGGGGCGGGGAGGTCCACGCGCGGCTCGAGACGCGGGCGGTGCGCTGCGACGCGGAGTCGGTCGCGGCGCGCGATGGGGTCGCGCGGATCGGCGCGCGACCGAACCGGGTCGAGCTCGAGCGCGCGCCGGGCGTGGTGGAGTGGTACGAGAGCGGCCCGCTGGGCATCGAGCAGGGCTTCGACGTGCACCGCGAGGGCTGCGACGAGCTGGTCATCGAGCTCGCGGTGCAGGGCGCGCGGGCGGAAGCGGACGGGGAGGGCGCGCGGCTCGTCGGGGAGCGCGGCGCGTTGCGCTACGCGGAGCTCTTCGCGATCGATGCGCGTGGGCGCGCGCTGCCGGCGCGGATGGACGTGAGCGAGGGCGCGATCGAGCTGGTGGTGGACGCGCAGGGCGCGTCCTGGCCGGTCGTGGTGGACCCGCTGGTGCACGTGGAGGAGCAGATCTTCGGGCCGGAGGGAACCCCGGGCGACGTCGCGTGGGACGTCGGGCGCAGCGTCGCGATCGAGGGGGACACCGCGGTCGTCGGTGCGCCGCACGACGTCGTCGGCGGGAGCTACCAGGGCTCGGCCTACGTGTTCGTGCGCTCGGGAGGTGGCTGGGCGCTGCAGGCGAAGCTGATCGCGAGCGACGGCGCCGACTCCGACCACTTCGGCAGCACCGTCGCGATCTCGGGCGACACCATCGTCGTCGCACTCGACCGCGAGTACCTGAGCGCAGCCTACGTGTTCGTGCGCTCGGGCGGCGTGTGGACCGAGCAGGCGAAGCTGACCAGCGCCTACGAAGGCATCGACTACTTCGGATTCGCCGTCGCGATCGCGGGCGACACCATCGCGATCGGCGCTCCGTTCGCGAACGATCTCGAGGTCGGGTCTCGCGTGCACGTGTTCCGACGTACCGGGGCGACGTGGGCGCGCGAGGCGATCATCACGTCGGCGTGGGAGGAGGCGCTGGGATGGAACCTCTCGCTCTCCGGCGACACGTTGGTCATGGCGGCGCGCGGCGGGGCCGAGGTGTACGTGCGCTCGGGGACGACGTGGGCGCGACGCTCCGTCCTGCCGGGTGGCCCGCCGTCGGCGTCCGGTTGGCGCAGCGGGGTGGTGCGGTGGGGGGACACCGTGGTCGTCGCCGATCCCAGCGCGGACTCCGAGCGAGGCGCGCTCACCGTGTTCGTGCGCTCGGGCGAGACGTGGGCGCCGCAAGCACGGCTGGTCGCGAGCGACGCGCGGGAGGGAGCTCGCTTCGGAACGGGGCTCGCGCTGTGGGGCGACGAGCTGATCGTCACCAACGCGCCCGCGCCGCGCACCGGCGGGACGCCGACGCTTTACGTCTTCCGGCGATCGGGCGAGACGTGGACCGAGCGGCAGAGCATGCGACGAGCGGACGACCGCCCGCCGGCGCTCGCGCTCTCGAGCGACACCCTGCTGGTGGGGCGCGACGTGTTCGCGCGGACCGGCGACACCTGGACGCTGGGGACCGCGCTCCCCGCCGAGCCCTCCACGACGGGCCACGAGCTCGGGCGCAGCGTGGCGGTCTCGGGTGACGTGGCGATCGCCGGCGCGCCGGGCGACGATGGCCTCTGCTGCTGCGGCGCCTGCGACCGCACGGGCGCGGCGTACGTGTTCGCGCGGACCGGAGGCGTGTGGGCGCGCCAGGCGAAGCTGGTGTCCCCCGGCGCCGCGCGGTTCGGCCAGAGCGTGGCGGTGTCGGGCGACACGGCGCTCGTCGTCGCGTCGGGCTCGACCTACGTGTTCGTCCGCGCAGGCGACGGGTGGATCCGGCAGGCCAGGCTCGCGGTGAGCGGCGAGAGCGTGGCGCTCGCGGGCGATGTCGCCCTCGTCGGCGCGCCCGACGCCCTGCCCGGCGCGGACGGCGGTGGTGCCGCGCACGTCTTCGTGCGGACCGGCTCGACGTGGACGGAGCAGGCGCGCCTGAGCGCGAGCGACGGCGAGTACGGCGATCGGTTCGGCGCGAGCGTGGCGCTCTCCGGGGAGATCGCGCTCGTCGGCGCGCCAGGACGTAGCCCGAGCGGGACCGTGAACGCCGGCGTCGCCTACGTCTTCGCGCGCTCCGGCGATACGTGGGTGGAGCAGGCGCGGTGGACCCCGAGCCGCGGCGTGCCGAGGGGGCAGTTCGGGGCGAGCGTGTCGGTGTCGGGCGAAGTCGCGGTGGTCGGCGGGTACGGCGAGCGCGCGGTGGGCGCGGTGCACGTGTTCCGCCGTCGCGGCGGTGCGTGGGCGGAGGAGGCGGAGCTCGCCCCGCCAGAGGTGACGCTCGGGCAGTGGTTCGGGTACTCGGTGTCGATCTCGGGCGGGACGATCGTCGTCGGAACGTCGCGTGGAGTCGCGTACGTGTTCGCGCGTGTCGGCGCGGAGTGGCGGCGGCAAGAGCCCATCGCGCTGCGTACCGAGTGGACGCACCTCGGCAGGAGCGTGGCGGTCGAGGGCAACACGGTCGTCGTCGGCGCGCCGGACGATTACGGAGTTGCGCCGTTCGGCGATTGGGATGAAGGCGCGGTGTACTTCGGGCGGCTCGATCGGCTGCCCGACGCGAACGGCGTCCCGTGCACGACGAGCGGCGACTGCGTGAGCGGGCACTGCGTCGACGGGGTGTGCTGCGAGAGCGCGTGCGGCGGCGACTGCGACGCGTGCGCGAGCGCGCTGACCGGGGTCGCCGACGGGACGTGCGCGGCGCTCGCGGCGAGCGTGGCGCCGACGGTCGTGTGTCGCGCGGGGGCCGGCGCGTGCGACGTCGCGGAGACGTGCTCCGCGTCGAGCACCGAGTGCCCCGACGACGTGCTCGCGGCGGGCATCGAGTGCGGCGTCGCGAGCTGTGCGGCGGGGGTGGAGACGTCGGGGGCGACGTGCAGCGGCGCGAGCGCGGCGTGCCCTCCGGCGAGCTCGCGCGCCTGCGCGCCGTACGTGTGCGGCGCGTCCGCGTGCCTCGATGCGTGCACCGACGACGCGAGCTGCGCGGCGGGGTTCTACTGCGATGCGGGTGCGTGCATCGCCCAGCGCGCGGCGGGCGAGACCTGCAGCGAGGCGCGGGAGTGCGCGAGCGGGCACTGCGTCGACGGGGCGTGCTGCGAGAGCGCGTGCGTGCGCTGCGCGAGCGACGCCGAGTGCGGCGCGGGGCGCGCCTGCGAGGACGGTGCGTGTGTGGACCTCGTGCCGCACGACGCGGGCGTCGACGGCGGGATCGTCGATGCCGGCTCGGACGCCGGTGACGACGACGCGGGGAGCGCGCCCGACGCCGGCGCGCCGACCGAGACCGCCGGCGGGTGCGGCTGTGCCGTCCCGGGCCGCGGAGGTCCGACGCCGGTCGGCGCGGTCGTGGTGCTCGCCCTCCTGCTCGCGGTCGGGGCGCGTCGTCGCAGGGCCGCGATCGTGAGCAGGCCGTGA
- a CDS encoding RsmD family RNA methyltransferase: MRIVGGSLSGRRFSGPPGELTRPTSERVREAVASAIASRGGFEGTRVLDLYAGTGAMAFEALSRGAVRAVLVERDAKVARAITKSAGELGLSERCEVITADLRQAQTLVRIERAAAGEAFDRVFVDPPYADIDAVPPLLATLRARGLVAGGALLAVEHATRHAPSALEGYDVLSHPRYGDSAVLLLAPSEGLE, encoded by the coding sequence GTGAGGATCGTCGGAGGGTCGCTCTCGGGGCGTCGCTTCTCGGGACCGCCCGGAGAGCTGACGCGCCCGACGTCGGAGCGCGTGCGCGAGGCGGTCGCGTCGGCGATCGCGTCGCGCGGTGGGTTCGAGGGCACGCGCGTGCTCGATCTGTACGCGGGCACCGGCGCGATGGCGTTCGAGGCGCTCTCGCGCGGCGCGGTGCGCGCGGTGCTGGTCGAGCGCGACGCGAAGGTGGCGCGCGCGATCACGAAGAGCGCGGGCGAGCTCGGCCTGAGCGAGCGCTGCGAGGTGATCACCGCGGACCTGCGTCAGGCGCAGACGCTGGTGCGCATCGAGCGCGCGGCGGCGGGCGAGGCGTTCGATCGCGTGTTCGTCGATCCGCCGTACGCCGACATCGACGCGGTGCCGCCGCTGCTCGCGACGCTGCGCGCGCGAGGGCTGGTGGCGGGGGGTGCTTTACTGGCCGTGGAGCACGCGACCAGGCATGCTCCCTCCGCGCTCGAGGGCTACGACGTGCTCTCGCATCCGCGCTACGGCGACAGCGCCGTGCTCTTGTTGGCTCCGTCCGAGGGACTCGAATGA
- the coaD gene encoding pantetheine-phosphate adenylyltransferase, which translates to MSVAIYPGSFDPMTNGHVSIIKSGLVVFDKLIVAVLRNPRKEALFTVEERVEMIREELGGAGKNVEVDSFDGLLVEYCKKKNVRVVLRGLRAVADFEYELQMANMNRHLNTQVETVFLMANDAYFYVSSNIVKEAWRLGGDVNRLVPKSVAQRLDAKMAASKG; encoded by the coding sequence ATGAGCGTCGCGATCTATCCCGGGTCGTTCGACCCGATGACGAACGGGCACGTCTCGATCATCAAGAGCGGCCTCGTGGTGTTCGACAAGCTGATCGTCGCCGTGCTGCGCAACCCGCGGAAGGAAGCGCTCTTCACGGTCGAGGAGCGCGTCGAGATGATCCGCGAGGAGCTCGGCGGCGCGGGCAAGAACGTCGAGGTCGACTCGTTCGACGGGCTGCTCGTCGAGTACTGCAAGAAGAAGAACGTGCGCGTGGTGCTGCGCGGCCTGCGCGCGGTCGCGGACTTCGAGTACGAGCTGCAGATGGCGAACATGAACCGCCACCTGAACACGCAGGTCGAGACCGTCTTCTTGATGGCGAACGACGCGTACTTCTACGTGAGCTCGAACATCGTGAAGGAAGCGTGGCGCCTCGGCGGCGACGTGAACCGCCTGGTCCCGAAGTCGGTCGCCCAGCGCCTCGACGCGAAGATGGCGGCGTCGAAGGGCTGA